A portion of the Meriones unguiculatus strain TT.TT164.6M chromosome 14, Bangor_MerUng_6.1, whole genome shotgun sequence genome contains these proteins:
- the Plekhb1 gene encoding pleckstrin homology domain-containing family B member 1 isoform X3 encodes MPQALWGTTAQVRLAELTASSRSGRLWQPHPQQVPPDSTLESPFEEMALVRGGWLWRQSSILRRWKRNWFALWLDGTLGYYRDETAQDEEDRVLIHFNVRDIKVGQECQDVQPPEGRSRDGLLTVNLREGSRLHLCAETRDDAIAWKTALLEANSTPVRVYSPYQDYYEVVPPNAHEATYVRSYYGPPYAGPGVTHVIVREDPCYSSGAPLAMGMLAGAATGAALGSLMWSPCWF; translated from the exons ATGCCTCAGGCTCTCTGGGGTACCACAGCGCAGGTGCGACTTGCTGAGCTAACAGCTTCGTCGCGTAGCGGGCGTTTGTGGCAGCCGCATCCGCAACAG GTCCCACCCGACTCCACCCTGGAAAGCCCTTTTGAAGAAATGGCCCTGGTGAGGGGCGGCTGGCTATGGAGACAGA GCTCCATTCTCCGCCGCTGGAAGCGGAACTGGTTCGCTCTCTGGTTGGACGGCACTCTCGGCTACTACCGCGATGAGACGGCACAGGACGAGGAGGACCGTGTGCTTATCCACTTCAACGTCCGGGACATAAAGGTCGGCCAAGAGTGTCAGG ATGTGCAGCCCCCAGAGGGCAGGAGCCGAGATGGCCTGCTGACAGTGAACCTACGGGAGGGTTCCCGCCTACACCTGTGTGCGGAGACTCGGGATGACGCCAT AGCATGGAAAACAGCACTGTTGGAGGCGAATTCCACCCCG GTACGAGTCTACAGCCCATATCAGGACTACTATGAGGTGGTGCCCCCCAACGCTCACGAGGCCACATATGTCCGCAGTTACTACGGGCCGCCTTATGCAG GTCCTGGAGTAACACACGTGATAGTTCGAGAGGATCCCTGCTATAGCTCGGGCGCCCCTTTGGCTATGGGCATGCTTGCTGGGGCTGCCACAGGTGCTGCTCTTGGCTCACTCATGTGGTCGCCTTGTTGGTTCTGA
- the Plekhb1 gene encoding pleckstrin homology domain-containing family B member 1 isoform X4, protein MALVRGGWLWRQSSILRRWKRNWFALWLDGTLGYYRDETAQDEEDRVLIHFNVRDIKVGQECQDVQPPEGRSRDGLLTVNLREGSRLHLCAETRDDAIAWKTALLEANSTPAPAGAIIPPRSRRVCPKVRCTTLSWKPCQVERRIWVRVYSPYQDYYEVVPPNAHEATYVRSYYGPPYAGPGVTHVIVREDPCYSSGAPLAMGMLAGAATGAALGSLMWSPCWF, encoded by the exons ATGGCCCTGGTGAGGGGCGGCTGGCTATGGAGACAGA GCTCCATTCTCCGCCGCTGGAAGCGGAACTGGTTCGCTCTCTGGTTGGACGGCACTCTCGGCTACTACCGCGATGAGACGGCACAGGACGAGGAGGACCGTGTGCTTATCCACTTCAACGTCCGGGACATAAAGGTCGGCCAAGAGTGTCAGG ATGTGCAGCCCCCAGAGGGCAGGAGCCGAGATGGCCTGCTGACAGTGAACCTACGGGAGGGTTCCCGCCTACACCTGTGTGCGGAGACTCGGGATGACGCCAT AGCATGGAAAACAGCACTGTTGGAGGCGAATTCCACCCCG GCCCCAGCTGGAGCCATCATCCCACCCAGGAGCCGTCGGGTTTGCCCTAAAGTCAGGTGCACGACCCTCTCATGGAAACCCTGTCAGGTTGAGAGGCGGATCTGG GTACGAGTCTACAGCCCATATCAGGACTACTATGAGGTGGTGCCCCCCAACGCTCACGAGGCCACATATGTCCGCAGTTACTACGGGCCGCCTTATGCAG GTCCTGGAGTAACACACGTGATAGTTCGAGAGGATCCCTGCTATAGCTCGGGCGCCCCTTTGGCTATGGGCATGCTTGCTGGGGCTGCCACAGGTGCTGCTCTTGGCTCACTCATGTGGTCGCCTTGTTGGTTCTGA
- the Plekhb1 gene encoding pleckstrin homology domain-containing family B member 1 isoform X5, giving the protein MSPATPVPPDSTLESPFEEMALVRGGWLWRQSSILRRWKRNWFALWLDGTLGYYRDETAQDEEDRVLIHFNVRDIKVGQECQDVQPPEGRSRDGLLTVNLREGSRLHLCAETRDDAIAWKTALLEANSTPVRVYSPYQDYYEVVPPNAHEATYVRSYYGPPYAGPGVTHVIVREDPCYSSGAPLAMGMLAGAATGAALGSLMWSPCWF; this is encoded by the exons ATGAGCCCTGCAACTCCG GTCCCACCCGACTCCACCCTGGAAAGCCCTTTTGAAGAAATGGCCCTGGTGAGGGGCGGCTGGCTATGGAGACAGA GCTCCATTCTCCGCCGCTGGAAGCGGAACTGGTTCGCTCTCTGGTTGGACGGCACTCTCGGCTACTACCGCGATGAGACGGCACAGGACGAGGAGGACCGTGTGCTTATCCACTTCAACGTCCGGGACATAAAGGTCGGCCAAGAGTGTCAGG ATGTGCAGCCCCCAGAGGGCAGGAGCCGAGATGGCCTGCTGACAGTGAACCTACGGGAGGGTTCCCGCCTACACCTGTGTGCGGAGACTCGGGATGACGCCAT AGCATGGAAAACAGCACTGTTGGAGGCGAATTCCACCCCG GTACGAGTCTACAGCCCATATCAGGACTACTATGAGGTGGTGCCCCCCAACGCTCACGAGGCCACATATGTCCGCAGTTACTACGGGCCGCCTTATGCAG GTCCTGGAGTAACACACGTGATAGTTCGAGAGGATCCCTGCTATAGCTCGGGCGCCCCTTTGGCTATGGGCATGCTTGCTGGGGCTGCCACAGGTGCTGCTCTTGGCTCACTCATGTGGTCGCCTTGTTGGTTCTGA
- the Plekhb1 gene encoding pleckstrin homology domain-containing family B member 1 isoform X1, producing the protein MPQALWGTTAQVRLAELTASSRSGRLWQPHPQQVPPDSTLESPFEEMALVRGGWLWRQSSILRRWKRNWFALWLDGTLGYYRDETAQDEEDRVLIHFNVRDIKVGQECQDVQPPEGRSRDGLLTVNLREGSRLHLCAETRDDAIAWKTALLEANSTPAPAGAIIPPRSRRVCPKVRCTTLSWKPCQVERRIWVRVYSPYQDYYEVVPPNAHEATYVRSYYGPPYAGPGVTHVIVREDPCYSSGAPLAMGMLAGAATGAALGSLMWSPCWF; encoded by the exons ATGCCTCAGGCTCTCTGGGGTACCACAGCGCAGGTGCGACTTGCTGAGCTAACAGCTTCGTCGCGTAGCGGGCGTTTGTGGCAGCCGCATCCGCAACAG GTCCCACCCGACTCCACCCTGGAAAGCCCTTTTGAAGAAATGGCCCTGGTGAGGGGCGGCTGGCTATGGAGACAGA GCTCCATTCTCCGCCGCTGGAAGCGGAACTGGTTCGCTCTCTGGTTGGACGGCACTCTCGGCTACTACCGCGATGAGACGGCACAGGACGAGGAGGACCGTGTGCTTATCCACTTCAACGTCCGGGACATAAAGGTCGGCCAAGAGTGTCAGG ATGTGCAGCCCCCAGAGGGCAGGAGCCGAGATGGCCTGCTGACAGTGAACCTACGGGAGGGTTCCCGCCTACACCTGTGTGCGGAGACTCGGGATGACGCCAT AGCATGGAAAACAGCACTGTTGGAGGCGAATTCCACCCCG GCCCCAGCTGGAGCCATCATCCCACCCAGGAGCCGTCGGGTTTGCCCTAAAGTCAGGTGCACGACCCTCTCATGGAAACCCTGTCAGGTTGAGAGGCGGATCTGG GTACGAGTCTACAGCCCATATCAGGACTACTATGAGGTGGTGCCCCCCAACGCTCACGAGGCCACATATGTCCGCAGTTACTACGGGCCGCCTTATGCAG GTCCTGGAGTAACACACGTGATAGTTCGAGAGGATCCCTGCTATAGCTCGGGCGCCCCTTTGGCTATGGGCATGCTTGCTGGGGCTGCCACAGGTGCTGCTCTTGGCTCACTCATGTGGTCGCCTTGTTGGTTCTGA
- the Plekhb1 gene encoding pleckstrin homology domain-containing family B member 1 isoform X2 yields MSPATPVPPDSTLESPFEEMALVRGGWLWRQSSILRRWKRNWFALWLDGTLGYYRDETAQDEEDRVLIHFNVRDIKVGQECQDVQPPEGRSRDGLLTVNLREGSRLHLCAETRDDAIAWKTALLEANSTPAPAGAIIPPRSRRVCPKVRCTTLSWKPCQVERRIWVRVYSPYQDYYEVVPPNAHEATYVRSYYGPPYAGPGVTHVIVREDPCYSSGAPLAMGMLAGAATGAALGSLMWSPCWF; encoded by the exons ATGAGCCCTGCAACTCCG GTCCCACCCGACTCCACCCTGGAAAGCCCTTTTGAAGAAATGGCCCTGGTGAGGGGCGGCTGGCTATGGAGACAGA GCTCCATTCTCCGCCGCTGGAAGCGGAACTGGTTCGCTCTCTGGTTGGACGGCACTCTCGGCTACTACCGCGATGAGACGGCACAGGACGAGGAGGACCGTGTGCTTATCCACTTCAACGTCCGGGACATAAAGGTCGGCCAAGAGTGTCAGG ATGTGCAGCCCCCAGAGGGCAGGAGCCGAGATGGCCTGCTGACAGTGAACCTACGGGAGGGTTCCCGCCTACACCTGTGTGCGGAGACTCGGGATGACGCCAT AGCATGGAAAACAGCACTGTTGGAGGCGAATTCCACCCCG GCCCCAGCTGGAGCCATCATCCCACCCAGGAGCCGTCGGGTTTGCCCTAAAGTCAGGTGCACGACCCTCTCATGGAAACCCTGTCAGGTTGAGAGGCGGATCTGG GTACGAGTCTACAGCCCATATCAGGACTACTATGAGGTGGTGCCCCCCAACGCTCACGAGGCCACATATGTCCGCAGTTACTACGGGCCGCCTTATGCAG GTCCTGGAGTAACACACGTGATAGTTCGAGAGGATCCCTGCTATAGCTCGGGCGCCCCTTTGGCTATGGGCATGCTTGCTGGGGCTGCCACAGGTGCTGCTCTTGGCTCACTCATGTGGTCGCCTTGTTGGTTCTGA